The following coding sequences lie in one Phycicoccus duodecadis genomic window:
- the mraY gene encoding phospho-N-acetylmuramoyl-pentapeptide-transferase: protein MKAVLIAAVVSLVLSLFGTPAFIRYLVKQGYGQFIRDDGPTSHHTKRGTPTMGGAVIVLSSLAAYAVAHLATGQLPSVSGLLVLFLMAGMGVVGFLDDYIKITKQRSLGLRSREKLAGQTFVAVVFAVLALQFPNESFRTPASTFVSFVRDTPVNLAFAGTVLGVILFVIWANVIVAGTSNGVNLTDGLDGLATGASVMVFASYVLISIWQFNQNCQWNPGTKCYEVRDPHDLAIVAACGMGACFGFLWWNAAPAKIFMGDTGSLALGGGLAGLAILTRTELLVVILGGLFVTITLSVIIQVASFKTTGKRVFRMAPLQHHFELLGWQEVTIVIRFWIVAGLFVAFGLGLFYAEWVVSA from the coding sequence GTGAAGGCCGTGCTCATCGCCGCCGTCGTGTCGCTGGTGCTCTCGCTGTTCGGCACGCCCGCCTTCATCCGCTACCTCGTGAAGCAGGGCTACGGCCAGTTCATCCGCGACGACGGCCCGACCTCGCACCACACCAAGCGCGGCACCCCCACGATGGGCGGCGCCGTGATCGTGCTGTCGTCGCTGGCCGCCTACGCGGTGGCGCACCTGGCGACCGGCCAGCTGCCGTCGGTCAGTGGCCTGCTCGTGCTCTTCCTCATGGCCGGGATGGGCGTGGTCGGCTTCCTCGACGACTACATCAAGATCACCAAGCAGCGCAGCCTCGGGCTCCGCTCGCGCGAGAAGCTCGCGGGGCAGACCTTCGTGGCCGTGGTCTTCGCGGTGCTGGCCCTGCAGTTCCCCAACGAGTCCTTCCGCACCCCGGCCTCGACCTTCGTCTCGTTCGTGCGCGACACCCCGGTCAACCTCGCCTTCGCGGGGACCGTGCTCGGTGTCATCCTGTTCGTCATCTGGGCCAACGTCATCGTGGCCGGCACCTCGAACGGGGTGAACCTCACCGACGGTCTCGACGGCCTGGCCACCGGCGCCTCGGTGATGGTCTTCGCCTCCTACGTGCTGATCAGCATCTGGCAGTTCAACCAGAACTGCCAGTGGAACCCCGGCACCAAGTGCTACGAGGTCCGCGACCCGCACGACCTCGCCATCGTCGCGGCCTGCGGGATGGGGGCGTGCTTCGGCTTCCTGTGGTGGAACGCCGCGCCGGCCAAGATCTTCATGGGCGACACCGGCTCGCTGGCCCTCGGGGGTGGGCTGGCCGGGCTCGCCATCCTCACCCGCACCGAGCTGCTGGTGGTGATCCTGGGTGGCCTGTTCGTCACCATCACGCTGTCGGTCATCATCCAGGTGGCGTCGTTCAAGACCACCGGGAAACGGGTGTTCCGGATGGCGCCGCTGCAGCACCACTTCGAGCTCCTGGGCTGGCAGGAGGTCACGATCGTCATCCGGTTCTGGATCGTCGCCGGCCTCTTCGTGGCCTTCGGGCTCGGGCTGTTCTACGCCGAGTGGGTGGTGAGCGCGTGA
- the murC gene encoding UDP-N-acetylmuramate--L-alanine ligase translates to MTVTNPRFDLAALVPAWSELGAVHLVAIGGAGMSAVARLLLGRGVAVSGSDAADTPVLAALRAAGARVHVGHDAAHLAGVDTVVVSSAVRDDNPELVAARERGLRVLHRSQALAALLPGTRAVAVAGANGKTTTTSMLAVALTHAGADPSFAGGGEVAQLGTNAALGGGPAFVVEADESDGSFVVYRPEIAVVTNVQPDHLDFYGTAAAVAAAYAEFAGTVRDGGLLVACWDDPGSRALAEAQRLAGRRVLTYGVDEGADLQVLDSVADGLGSRSRIRVRDGSEHELVLAVPGPHNVANACAALLVAVVGLGARASDVLAGLASFTGARRRFEVRGEVGGVTVVDDYAHNPAKVAAVVSTAAAHVARSGRGSLRVLFQPHLYSRTRDFAAEFAAALAPAAHVVLLDVYGAREDPVAGVTSALVGDPLAALPGERRVEVGLSRDEAVAHLAAAAGPGDLLLTVGAGDVTALAPRLLEALAARGSHGVEGPR, encoded by the coding sequence GTGACCGTCACCAACCCGCGCTTCGACCTCGCCGCCCTGGTCCCCGCCTGGAGCGAGCTCGGCGCCGTCCACCTCGTCGCCATCGGGGGCGCCGGGATGTCGGCCGTCGCGCGCCTCCTGCTGGGCCGTGGGGTGGCCGTCAGCGGATCCGACGCCGCCGACACGCCGGTGCTGGCGGCGCTGCGGGCGGCGGGCGCCCGCGTCCACGTCGGCCACGACGCCGCGCACCTCGCCGGCGTCGACACCGTCGTCGTGAGCTCTGCGGTGCGCGACGACAACCCCGAGCTCGTCGCCGCGCGCGAGCGCGGGCTGCGGGTCCTGCACCGCTCGCAGGCCCTGGCCGCGCTGTTGCCGGGGACGCGCGCGGTCGCCGTCGCCGGCGCCAACGGCAAGACCACCACCACCTCGATGCTGGCCGTGGCGCTCACCCATGCCGGTGCCGACCCGTCGTTCGCCGGCGGGGGAGAGGTGGCCCAGCTGGGCACCAACGCCGCCCTGGGCGGGGGCCCGGCGTTCGTGGTCGAGGCCGACGAGAGCGACGGCAGCTTCGTCGTCTACCGTCCCGAGATCGCGGTCGTCACCAACGTCCAGCCCGACCACCTCGACTTCTACGGCACGGCCGCGGCGGTCGCCGCGGCCTACGCCGAGTTCGCCGGCACCGTGCGCGACGGCGGCCTGCTGGTGGCCTGCTGGGACGACCCCGGGTCGCGGGCGCTGGCCGAGGCGCAGCGCCTCGCCGGCCGGCGGGTCCTCACCTACGGTGTCGACGAGGGCGCCGACCTGCAGGTCCTCGACAGCGTCGCCGACGGGCTGGGGAGCCGCTCCCGCATCCGGGTCCGCGACGGCAGCGAGCACGAGCTGGTCCTCGCGGTCCCGGGGCCGCACAACGTCGCCAACGCGTGCGCCGCCCTCCTGGTCGCGGTCGTCGGCCTGGGTGCCCGCGCCTCCGACGTACTGGCCGGGCTGGCGTCCTTCACCGGAGCCCGGCGCCGCTTCGAGGTGCGCGGTGAGGTCGGGGGGGTCACGGTCGTCGACGACTACGCCCACAACCCGGCCAAGGTCGCGGCCGTGGTCTCGACCGCCGCCGCCCACGTCGCGCGCTCCGGCCGGGGGAGCCTGCGGGTGCTCTTCCAGCCTCACCTGTACAGCCGTACCCGCGACTTCGCCGCCGAGTTCGCGGCGGCCCTCGCGCCCGCGGCCCACGTGGTCCTGCTCGACGTCTACGGCGCCCGCGAGGACCCCGTGGCGGGTGTCACCTCCGCCCTGGTCGGTGACCCTCTCGCGGCGCTGCCCGGCGAGCGCCGCGTCGAGGTCGGGCTCTCGCGCGACGAGGCGGTCGCCCACCTGGCCGCCGCCGCCGGGCCCGGCGACCTGCTCCTCACCGTCGGGGCCGGCGACGTCACGGCCCTGGCCCCCCGCCTCCTCGAAGCCCTCGCCGCCCGCGGGTCCCACGGGGTCGAGGGCCCGCGATGA
- the ftsW gene encoding putative lipid II flippase FtsW produces MTTATARESAAAPTGLRGWARRLDTPVATYYLLFSLTAALVVFGLIMVLSASAIVSIDRTSSAYSIFANQAVYASIGAVVLFVASRVPVLGWKRLAVPALVLAIGLQLLVFTPLGGSFQGNRNWIFLGPVSIQPSEAIKAGLALAGGAVLATKRRHLRSLGHVVVPYLVPLVALGVGSVALGNDLGTVLVLGAIVAAVLFTAGIPVRWFAIAGVPFVGAVLAYVLSSSNRLGRFDVWLGHDTDPYGAARQSIHGRYALADGGVLGLGLGQSREKWGLLSEAHNDFIFAVIGEELGLPGTLGILLLFAGLALTCYRLVSRSDDFFVRVATAGILTWIIIQALINIGAVIGLLPVIGVPLPLVSSGGSSLIMTMGALGILLSFARGEPGCAEALAARPSSLRRSLAVVSGAVRRGSGS; encoded by the coding sequence GTGACCACCGCCACGGCGCGCGAGAGTGCCGCCGCGCCCACCGGGCTGCGGGGCTGGGCCCGCCGCCTCGACACTCCTGTCGCCACGTACTACCTGCTGTTCTCCCTCACGGCCGCCCTCGTCGTCTTCGGGCTGATCATGGTCCTGTCGGCCAGCGCGATCGTCTCGATCGACCGCACCAGCTCGGCCTACTCGATCTTCGCGAACCAGGCCGTCTACGCGAGCATCGGTGCGGTCGTCCTCTTCGTCGCGTCCCGCGTGCCGGTCCTGGGCTGGAAGCGGCTCGCCGTGCCCGCCCTGGTCCTCGCGATCGGCCTCCAGCTGCTGGTCTTCACCCCCCTCGGCGGCTCGTTCCAGGGCAACCGCAACTGGATCTTCCTGGGCCCGGTCAGCATCCAGCCCTCGGAGGCCATCAAGGCCGGTCTGGCCCTCGCCGGCGGTGCGGTCCTGGCGACCAAGCGCCGTCACCTGCGCAGCCTCGGCCACGTCGTCGTGCCCTACCTCGTGCCACTCGTCGCGCTCGGCGTGGGCTCGGTCGCCCTGGGCAACGACCTCGGGACGGTCCTGGTCCTCGGGGCCATTGTCGCGGCCGTCCTGTTCACCGCGGGTATCCCGGTCAGGTGGTTCGCCATCGCCGGGGTCCCGTTCGTCGGCGCGGTGCTCGCGTACGTGCTGAGCAGCTCCAACCGGCTGGGGCGCTTCGACGTGTGGCTCGGGCACGACACCGACCCGTACGGCGCGGCCCGCCAGTCCATCCACGGGCGCTACGCGCTGGCCGACGGCGGGGTGCTGGGCCTCGGTCTCGGCCAGAGCCGTGAGAAGTGGGGCCTGCTCTCCGAGGCGCACAACGACTTCATCTTCGCCGTCATCGGCGAGGAGCTGGGGCTGCCCGGCACGCTGGGCATCCTCCTGCTCTTCGCCGGCCTCGCCCTGACCTGCTACCGCCTGGTCAGCCGCTCCGACGACTTCTTCGTGCGCGTGGCCACGGCCGGCATCCTGACCTGGATCATCATCCAGGCGCTGATCAACATCGGCGCCGTCATCGGGCTGCTGCCGGTCATCGGGGTCCCCCTGCCGCTGGTGTCCTCCGGTGGCTCCTCGCTGATCATGACGATGGGGGCGCTCGGCATCCTGCTGTCCTTCGCCCGCGGCGAGCCCGGCTGCGCCGAGGCGCTCGCGGCCCGCCCGTCCTCACTGCGGCGCTCGCTCGCCGTCGTCTCCGGTGCGGTACGCCGTGGGAGCGGCTCGTGA
- a CDS encoding UDP-N-acetylmuramoyl-tripeptide--D-alanyl-D-alanine ligase, whose protein sequence is MIPLTLAEVATITAGRLAGIDPDAAARIMVDGPVVTDSREAGPGGLYVARVGEHADGHDFAAGALAAGAVAVLATRPLDGVPCVVVDDTQDGFAALARAVVDRSPALAVVGITGSSGKTSTKDLLGTVLSRLGPTVAPEGSYNSEVGVPLTVCRVTPDTRFLVVEMGARGVGHIAYLTSMAPPRIAVVLNVGTAHLGEFGSREAIARAKSELPAALAATGVAVLNADDDAVRAMAAVTEARVVLVGEAADAHVRATAVQVDDTGRAAFTLVTPAGEVPVALGLVGRHHVGNALAVAAVALELGLPLADVAAALGAARPVSRWRMEVTERPDGVTVVNDAYNANPDSMSAALAALERMGRGRRTWAVLGTMLELGPDSDALHAGVGAEVVARGVQELVAVGAAPLAAGALAAGASAEPGTATRVRSVPDAEAAERLLRAELAPGDVALFKSSRDAGLRWLGDRMAAPPTEDPS, encoded by the coding sequence GTGATCCCGCTGACCCTGGCCGAGGTCGCGACCATCACCGCCGGGCGGCTCGCCGGCATCGACCCCGACGCCGCCGCCCGCATCATGGTCGACGGACCCGTCGTCACCGACTCGCGCGAGGCCGGCCCCGGCGGGCTCTACGTCGCCCGGGTCGGCGAGCACGCCGACGGCCACGACTTCGCCGCCGGTGCGCTGGCGGCCGGAGCCGTGGCCGTGCTGGCCACCCGCCCCCTCGACGGGGTGCCGTGCGTCGTCGTCGACGACACCCAGGACGGCTTCGCGGCGCTGGCCCGGGCCGTGGTCGACCGCTCCCCGGCGCTGGCCGTCGTGGGCATCACCGGGTCGTCGGGCAAGACCAGCACCAAGGACCTCCTCGGCACCGTCCTGTCCCGCCTCGGTCCCACCGTGGCGCCCGAGGGCTCGTACAACTCCGAGGTCGGCGTGCCCCTCACGGTCTGCCGCGTCACCCCCGACACCCGCTTCCTCGTCGTCGAGATGGGGGCCCGGGGGGTGGGCCACATCGCCTACCTCACCTCCATGGCCCCGCCGCGGATCGCGGTCGTGCTCAACGTCGGCACGGCCCATCTCGGCGAGTTCGGCTCCCGCGAAGCCATCGCCCGGGCCAAGTCCGAGCTGCCGGCCGCGCTGGCGGCCACCGGGGTGGCCGTGCTCAACGCCGACGACGACGCCGTGCGCGCCATGGCCGCGGTCACCGAGGCCCGGGTGGTGCTGGTCGGCGAGGCCGCCGACGCCCACGTGCGCGCCACCGCGGTCCAGGTCGACGACACCGGGCGCGCCGCGTTCACCCTGGTCACCCCGGCCGGCGAGGTGCCGGTGGCCCTCGGTCTGGTCGGGCGCCACCACGTCGGCAACGCCCTGGCCGTGGCCGCCGTCGCGCTCGAGCTGGGTCTGCCGCTCGCCGACGTCGCCGCCGCGCTCGGGGCCGCCCGCCCGGTGAGCCGCTGGCGGATGGAGGTCACCGAGCGCCCCGACGGCGTGACCGTGGTCAACGACGCCTACAACGCCAACCCCGACTCGATGTCGGCCGCCCTCGCAGCGCTCGAGCGGATGGGGCGCGGGCGGCGCACCTGGGCCGTCCTCGGCACCATGCTCGAGCTCGGCCCCGACTCCGACGCGCTGCACGCGGGTGTCGGCGCCGAGGTCGTGGCCCGCGGCGTCCAGGAGCTGGTGGCGGTGGGCGCCGCGCCGCTGGCCGCCGGCGCGCTGGCCGCCGGGGCGTCCGCCGAGCCCGGTACCGCCACCCGCGTCCGCTCCGTGCCCGACGCCGAGGCCGCCGAGCGGCTCCTGCGCGCCGAGCTCGCGCCCGGCGACGTGGCCCTGTTCAAGTCCAGCCGCGATGCAGGACTACGGTGGCTCGGAGACCGAATGGCAGCACCCCCCACGGAGGACCCGTCGTGA
- the ftsZ gene encoding cell division protein FtsZ, which produces MAAPQNYLAVIKVVGIGGGGVNAINRMIEVGLKGVEFIAVNTDAQALLMSDADVKLDVGRELTRGLGAGADPEVGKKAAEDHAEEIEEVLKGADMVFVTAGEGGGTGTGGAPVVARIAKGLGALTIGVVTRPFTFEGRRRANQAETGIAALREEVDTLIVIPNDRLLSISDRGVSMLDAFRSADQVLLSGVQGITDLITTPGLINLDFADVKSVMQGAGSALMGIGSARGEDRAVQAAELAISSPLLEASIDGAHGVLLSIQGGSDLGLFEINEAARLVQEAAHPEANIIFGAVIDDALGDEVRVTVIAAGFDGGAPLHRADSRALGTISGRPVPPAVAPAAPTTPSTPGAPPSPGAAAPAGGPGTAAPAPTYAPPPVAPAAPEYRPEPVAAPRPQHDDEAPVRTERESTPAEPVRQQPPRTVTFDNDDDLDVPDFLK; this is translated from the coding sequence GTGGCAGCACCCCAGAACTACCTCGCCGTCATCAAGGTCGTCGGCATCGGCGGCGGCGGTGTCAACGCCATCAACCGGATGATCGAGGTCGGCCTCAAGGGCGTCGAGTTCATCGCGGTCAACACCGACGCGCAGGCGCTGCTCATGAGCGACGCCGACGTCAAGCTCGACGTCGGTCGTGAGCTGACCCGCGGTCTCGGCGCCGGCGCCGACCCCGAGGTCGGCAAGAAGGCCGCCGAGGACCACGCCGAGGAGATCGAGGAGGTCCTCAAGGGGGCCGACATGGTCTTCGTCACCGCGGGGGAGGGCGGCGGCACCGGCACCGGCGGCGCGCCCGTCGTGGCCCGCATCGCCAAGGGTCTCGGCGCGCTCACCATCGGCGTGGTCACCCGGCCCTTCACCTTCGAGGGACGCCGCCGCGCGAACCAGGCCGAGACCGGCATCGCCGCGCTGCGCGAGGAGGTCGACACCCTCATCGTCATCCCCAACGACCGGCTGCTGTCGATCAGCGACCGCGGGGTCTCGATGCTCGACGCCTTCCGCAGTGCCGACCAGGTGCTCCTCTCGGGTGTGCAGGGCATCACCGACCTCATCACCACCCCGGGCCTGATCAACCTCGACTTCGCCGACGTCAAGTCCGTCATGCAGGGGGCCGGCTCGGCCCTCATGGGGATCGGCTCGGCCCGCGGCGAGGACCGCGCGGTGCAGGCGGCCGAGCTCGCGATCTCGAGCCCGCTGCTCGAGGCCAGCATCGACGGCGCGCACGGGGTGCTGCTCTCCATCCAGGGTGGCAGCGACCTCGGCCTGTTCGAGATCAACGAGGCCGCCCGCCTGGTCCAGGAGGCCGCCCACCCCGAGGCCAACATCATCTTCGGGGCGGTCATCGACGACGCGCTCGGCGACGAGGTGCGGGTCACCGTCATCGCGGCCGGCTTCGACGGTGGCGCGCCGCTGCACCGGGCCGACAGCCGCGCCCTGGGTACGATCTCGGGCCGCCCGGTGCCCCCCGCGGTCGCCCCGGCGGCACCCACCACCCCGTCCACGCCCGGCGCCCCGCCGAGCCCGGGCGCCGCGGCCCCCGCGGGCGGGCCCGGCACCGCCGCGCCGGCCCCCACCTACGCGCCGCCGCCGGTCGCGCCGGCCGCTCCCGAGTACCGTCCGGAGCCGGTGGCCGCACCGCGGCCGCAGCACGACGACGAGGCTCCGGTACGTACCGAACGCGAGTCGACCCCGGCCGAACCCGTGCGCCAGCAGCCCCCGCGCACCGTCACCTTCGACAACGACGACGACCTCGACGTCCCCGACTTCCTGAAGTAG
- a CDS encoding UDP-N-acetylglucosamine--N-acetylmuramyl-(pentapeptide) pyrophosphoryl-undecaprenol N-acetylglucosamine transferase: protein MTATGPRSVLLAGGGTAGHVSPLLALADCLRRRDPSVGVAALGTATGLEARLVPERGYALHEVPRVPFPRRPNAAALRLPGALRDAVAAAERAIEATEAEVVVGFGGFVASPAYLAARRRRIPVVVHEQNARPGLANRLGARIAARVAVTFPGTPLRGAVVTGMPLRREIATLDRAARRSEARAHFGLDERPVLLVTGGSLGAARLNAAFAGAAGPVTDAGVQVLHVTGAGKGLEPGTERPGYRTLEYCDRMDLAYAAADLAVVRAGANTVCELSAVGLPAVYVPLPVGNGEQRLNAATVVAAGGGVLADDAGVDAGWVRSVVVPLALDSARLGAMSAAASSVGHRDGDELLADLVTAALEGARP from the coding sequence GTGACCGCTACCGGGCCGCGCTCGGTGCTCCTCGCCGGCGGGGGGACCGCGGGCCACGTGTCACCGCTGCTGGCGCTGGCCGACTGTCTGCGCCGCCGTGACCCGTCGGTGGGCGTCGCCGCCCTGGGGACGGCCACCGGGCTCGAGGCGCGCCTGGTCCCCGAGCGCGGCTACGCCCTGCACGAGGTGCCGCGGGTGCCGTTCCCGCGCCGCCCGAACGCCGCCGCCCTGCGGCTGCCCGGCGCCCTGCGCGACGCGGTCGCCGCCGCCGAGCGGGCCATCGAGGCCACCGAGGCCGAGGTGGTCGTCGGGTTCGGCGGGTTCGTCGCCTCCCCGGCCTACCTGGCCGCGCGCCGCCGCCGGATCCCCGTGGTGGTGCACGAGCAGAACGCCCGCCCGGGCCTGGCCAACCGCCTCGGGGCGCGCATCGCCGCCCGGGTCGCCGTCACCTTCCCCGGCACCCCGTTGCGCGGCGCCGTCGTCACCGGGATGCCGCTCCGCCGCGAGATCGCGACCCTCGACCGCGCCGCCCGCCGGTCCGAGGCCCGCGCCCACTTCGGCCTCGACGAGCGCCCCGTCCTGCTGGTCACCGGTGGCTCCCTGGGTGCGGCGCGGCTCAACGCCGCCTTCGCGGGCGCCGCGGGCCCGGTCACCGACGCCGGGGTGCAGGTCCTGCACGTCACCGGCGCCGGCAAGGGCCTCGAGCCCGGCACCGAGCGACCCGGCTACCGCACCCTGGAGTACTGCGACCGGATGGACCTGGCCTACGCCGCGGCCGACCTGGCCGTCGTGCGGGCCGGGGCCAACACGGTCTGCGAGCTGAGCGCGGTGGGGCTGCCCGCCGTCTACGTGCCGCTGCCGGTGGGCAACGGCGAGCAGCGGCTCAACGCCGCCACCGTCGTCGCCGCCGGCGGTGGCGTGCTGGCCGACGACGCGGGCGTCGACGCCGGCTGGGTCCGCTCGGTGGTCGTCCCGCTGGCCCTCGACAGCGCCCGGCTGGGTGCGATGTCGGCGGCCGCGTCCTCGGTCGGGCACCGCGACGGCGACGAGCTCCTCGCCGACCTCGTCACCGCCGCCCTGGAGGGGGCGCGGCCGTGA
- a CDS encoding cell division protein FtsQ/DivIB produces MSSTTRTRRPSGLESSATRFRDRAIARRRRPWRRAAGVLVTAALLGGVVYVGGWTDVLGVHDIEVTGVSGAEARAVEQLVSVPLGTPLVRVDTDTVEADVRARVTVAEVSVRRQWPRTLRVEVVPRRAAIVVKNPHGRLQVVDATGVAFGTVRAAPAGVPIVTAVGSRATSPEALHAALGFLDALPDDLEKKVTAVKVSSANLVTFRMGPRTVVWGGEQDGEKKVRVLRVLLTTKAAVVDVSAPDTPVTR; encoded by the coding sequence ATGAGCAGCACCACGCGCACCCGACGCCCGTCCGGCCTGGAGTCCTCGGCCACCCGGTTCCGCGACCGCGCCATCGCCCGCCGCCGCCGGCCCTGGCGACGCGCGGCCGGCGTGCTCGTCACCGCCGCGCTCCTCGGCGGCGTCGTCTACGTGGGCGGCTGGACCGACGTGCTCGGCGTGCACGACATCGAGGTCACCGGGGTCAGCGGGGCCGAGGCACGGGCCGTCGAGCAGCTCGTGAGCGTCCCGCTGGGCACGCCACTGGTGCGGGTCGACACCGACACCGTCGAGGCCGACGTCCGCGCCCGGGTCACCGTGGCCGAGGTCTCGGTCCGCCGGCAGTGGCCGCGCACTCTCCGCGTCGAGGTGGTGCCGCGGCGCGCCGCCATCGTGGTCAAGAACCCTCACGGTCGACTTCAGGTCGTGGATGCCACGGGCGTCGCCTTCGGCACGGTCCGGGCCGCGCCGGCCGGCGTCCCGATCGTCACCGCGGTCGGCTCACGGGCCACCAGCCCCGAGGCCCTGCACGCGGCCCTCGGGTTCCTCGACGCCCTCCCCGACGACCTCGAGAAGAAGGTCACCGCCGTCAAGGTCTCGTCGGCCAACCTCGTGACCTTCCGGATGGGCCCACGCACGGTGGTGTGGGGCGGGGAGCAGGACGGCGAGAAGAAGGTGCGCGTCCTGCGGGTGCTGCTGACCACCAAGGCGGCGGTGGTCGACGTCAGCGCCCCCGACACCCCGGTGACCCGCTGA
- a CDS encoding polyphenol oxidase family protein: MFIWDETSGGVRRAVTGRAGGVSTGERAGLNLGGHVGDDPAAVAENRRRLAAALDRPVVYMSQCHGAEVAVVDAVPLLAPACDVLVTTAPDLALAVLVADCVPLLLSGDGVVAAVHAGRPGLMAGVVPAAVTALRDLGATRIDAVVGPSVCGRCYEVPAAMRADVAAAHPVSAAVTWSGTPSVDVAAGVVEQLRGLGVAVRWLPGCTKERDDLYSYRGAPTTGRFAGVVHRVAS, from the coding sequence GTGTTCATCTGGGACGAGACCAGCGGCGGCGTGCGCCGCGCCGTCACCGGCCGGGCCGGCGGGGTCAGCACCGGCGAGCGGGCCGGGCTCAACCTGGGCGGCCACGTCGGTGACGACCCCGCCGCCGTGGCCGAGAACCGCCGGCGCCTGGCCGCCGCCCTCGACCGGCCGGTGGTCTACATGTCCCAGTGCCACGGGGCCGAGGTCGCGGTCGTCGACGCCGTCCCGCTGCTCGCCCCCGCGTGCGACGTGCTCGTCACCACAGCCCCCGACCTGGCCCTGGCGGTGCTGGTGGCCGACTGCGTACCCCTGCTGCTCTCGGGCGACGGCGTGGTCGCGGCGGTGCACGCCGGGCGTCCGGGGCTGATGGCGGGCGTCGTGCCGGCCGCCGTCACCGCCCTGCGCGACCTGGGCGCGACCCGCATCGACGCCGTGGTCGGGCCGTCGGTGTGCGGCCGCTGCTACGAGGTCCCCGCCGCGATGCGCGCCGACGTCGCCGCCGCCCATCCGGTCAGTGCCGCCGTCACCTGGTCGGGGACGCCCTCGGTCGACGTCGCGGCCGGGGTCGTCGAGCAGCTCCGGGGCCTGGGCGTCGCCGTGCGCTGGCTGCCTGGCTGCACCAAGGAGCGCGACGACCTCTACTCCTACCGCGGCGCCCCCACGACCGGCCGGTTCGCGGGCGTCGTGCACCGGGTGGCGTCATGA
- the murD gene encoding UDP-N-acetylmuramoyl-L-alanine--D-glutamate ligase — MSAGSARTDALTHRDADWAGLRVLVAGLGVSGFAAADALLERGAAVTVVDATAPAEGTPLGERARILDILGAVLRHGDDAVTTLPDPVPDLVVTSPGWRPDQPLLAAAAAAGVPVWGEVELAWRMRPRDGAAPWLAVTGTNGKTTTVQMLTAMLRAAGLRACSAGNVGTPVLEAVLDPQPYDVIAVELSSFQLHWSHSLAPRASACLNIAPDHVDWHGSLEEYARAKGRVYTRTEVACVYNVQDAATRHLVEDADVQEGCRAVGFTLGTPGLSEVGLVEDVLADRAFVEERRTAAAELGTLDDLRAGADSPPPAPHLVANALAAAALARAHGVPPAAVRQGLRDFVPEPHRIADLGVVRGLRWVDDSKATNPHAAAASLAAFEHVVWVAGGLLKGADVDDLVREAAGRLRAVVLIGRDRSAISEALARHAPDVPVVDVDRTDTGAMDTVVRAALGLAHEGDVVLLAPAAASMDMFANYGARGDAFSAAVRRLLEQG; from the coding sequence GTGAGCGCCGGCTCCGCCCGGACCGACGCCCTGACCCACCGCGACGCCGACTGGGCGGGGCTGCGCGTGCTCGTGGCGGGCCTGGGCGTCAGCGGGTTCGCCGCCGCCGACGCCCTCCTCGAGCGGGGCGCCGCGGTCACCGTCGTCGACGCCACCGCGCCCGCCGAGGGCACGCCCCTGGGGGAGCGGGCCCGCATCCTCGACATCCTGGGCGCGGTGCTGCGCCACGGCGACGACGCGGTCACGACGCTGCCCGACCCCGTGCCCGACCTCGTGGTCACCTCGCCCGGCTGGCGCCCCGACCAGCCGCTGCTGGCCGCCGCGGCCGCGGCCGGGGTCCCGGTGTGGGGTGAGGTCGAGCTCGCGTGGCGGATGCGCCCGCGCGACGGCGCCGCGCCGTGGCTGGCCGTCACCGGCACCAACGGCAAGACCACCACCGTGCAGATGCTGACCGCGATGCTGCGGGCCGCCGGGCTGCGGGCGTGCAGCGCCGGCAACGTGGGCACCCCGGTGCTCGAGGCCGTGCTCGACCCGCAGCCCTACGACGTCATCGCGGTCGAGCTGTCGAGCTTCCAGCTGCACTGGTCGCACTCGCTGGCGCCGCGCGCCTCCGCCTGCCTCAACATCGCCCCCGACCACGTCGACTGGCACGGCTCGCTCGAGGAGTACGCCCGCGCCAAGGGCCGCGTCTACACGCGCACCGAGGTCGCCTGCGTCTACAACGTGCAGGACGCGGCGACGCGGCACCTGGTCGAGGACGCCGACGTCCAGGAGGGATGCCGCGCCGTGGGTTTCACCCTCGGGACGCCCGGGCTCTCGGAGGTCGGGCTGGTCGAGGACGTCCTGGCCGACCGCGCCTTCGTCGAGGAGCGGCGCACCGCCGCCGCCGAGCTCGGCACCCTGGACGACCTGCGCGCCGGCGCGGACTCGCCACCTCCCGCCCCGCACCTGGTCGCCAACGCCCTGGCCGCCGCCGCGCTGGCCCGGGCCCACGGGGTCCCGCCGGCCGCGGTGCGCCAGGGGCTGCGCGACTTCGTCCCCGAGCCGCACCGCATCGCCGACCTCGGCGTCGTGCGCGGGCTGCGCTGGGTCGACGACTCCAAGGCCACCAACCCGCACGCGGCGGCGGCCAGCCTGGCCGCCTTCGAGCACGTGGTCTGGGTGGCCGGTGGCCTCCTCAAGGGCGCCGACGTCGACGACCTGGTGCGCGAGGCCGCGGGCCGGCTGCGCGCGGTGGTGCTCATCGGGCGTGACCGTTCGGCCATTTCGGAGGCACTCGCCCGACACGCGCCGGATGTCCCCGTGGTCGACGTGGACCGTACCGACACTGGGGCCATGGACACGGTGGTGCGCGCGGCGCTCGGGCTCGCCCACGAGGGCGATGTCGTGCTGCTCGCCCCGGCCGCCGCGTCGATGGACATGTTCGCGAACTACGGTGCCCGTGGCGACGCCTTCTCTGCGGCGGTGCGGCGGCTCCTCGAACAGGGGTAG